Proteins encoded in a region of the Dreissena polymorpha isolate Duluth1 chromosome 6, UMN_Dpol_1.0, whole genome shotgun sequence genome:
- the LOC127834388 gene encoding flavin-containing monooxygenase 5-like isoform X2, translating into MAAYIEEYVEHFKLGEHIKFLRKVISVERTADIWQVKVKQVDQDGLTLLDSLDSETFTAKSVAIATGHHAKPSYAKFLGQDSFKGEIIHSVSFNDAISNGMTGKRVLIVGIGNSAVDVAVNCVTAGRCKSVHISTRSGAWIVPNYIFGFPTDLYACRMFFKLPFSLANVVFETIVKFISGNPRRWNLNPKMRGLQSQPTVSPTLIHHIQRHDIKIVPNIQRIEGSRVHFVGGENAEFDHIILCTGYKIDLSYLEEHVRGQVLDEEHNDVKLFKNVFSPDVGGSLAFIGFVQPASGGVLTMSETQARWFAEICKGRVKLPNKPDMEASIAEEKRIGRDKYYQSARHTIQRDPIVYNDEIASYIGAKPSLLSHPALAWRLLLGSCGAYQWRLQGPNAWPGATDAVRRVPLTDLMHYSGIFVVFLAAIFVYYLYTVIVRIF; encoded by the exons ATGGCGGCCTACATTGAGGAATACGTGGAACATTTCAAGTTGGGAGAACATATCAAGTTTCTTAGAAAAGTTATCAGCGTAGAAAGAACAG CGGACATCTGGCAGGTGAAGGTCAAGCAAGTGGACCAGGACGGACTGACTCTGCTGGACTCACTCGACTCTGAAACCTTCACGGCCAAGTCGGTGGCTATAGCGACTGGTCACCACGCTAAACCAAGCTATGCAAAGTTTCTCGGACAGGATTCGTTTAAAG GGGAGATAATCCACAGTGTCTCTTTTAACGACGCGATATCAAACGGTATGACGGGCAAGCGGGTACTGATAGTCGGCATAGGGAACAGCGCAGTGGATGTGGCCGTCAATTGTGTCACTGCTGGCAG GTGCAAGTCTGTGCACATCAGCACGCGGTCAGGCGCTTGGATTGTTCCCAACTACATCTTCGGTTTTCCCACTGACCTGTACGCATGCAGGATGTTCTTTAAGCTGCCATTCAGTCTTGCTAACGTCGTGTTTGAGACCATCGTCAAGTTCATCAGTGGCAACCCGAGAAG ATGGAACTTGAACCCCAAGATGCGAGGGCTGCAGTCACAGCCGACAGTGAGTCCCACACTGATCCACCACATTCAACGACACGACATCAAGATTGTACCAAACATTCAG AGGATTGAAGGCAGTCGCGTGCACTTTGTTGGTGGAGAGAATGCGGAGTTTGACCATATCATTTTGTGCACGGGCTACAAGATTGACCTTTCCTACCTGGAGGAGCACGTGAGAGGACAGGTGCTAGATGAGGAACACAATGACGTCAAG CTTTTCAAGAACGTGTTCAGTCCGGATGTGGGCGGCTCTTTGGCGTTCATTGGCTTCGTGCAACCAGCTTCTGGTGGAGTGCTTACCATGTCGGAGACCCAGGCGCGGTGGTTTGCAGAGATCTGTAAGGGGCGTGTGAAACTCCCGAACAAGCCGGACATGGAGGCCTCCATAGCTGAGGAAAAG CGCATCGGCAGGGACAAGTACTACCAGTCTGCCCGCCACACGATACAGAGGGACCCGATAGTGTACAACGACGAAATAGCCAGCTACATTGGTGCCAAACCCAGTCTACTGTCACATCCGGCCCTCGCATGGAG ATTACTGTTGGGATCGTGCGGGGCTTACCAATGGCGTCTCCAGGGGCCAAATGCATGGCCCGGGGCTACAGACGCTGTTAGGAGAGTCCCCCTCACGGACTTGATGCACTACTCAGGGATCTTTGTGGTTTTCTTGGCAGCCATCTTTGTCTACTACTTGTACACTGTCATAGTCCGAATTTTCTAG